AAAAAATAGACTAAAATGAAGGagatgcttcttttcttctttgtaAAGTTGTTATTAATTGAAGCGTAAAACTTGTAATTTGTGGCTTAGTGGTCACTATCAGTCATGTGTTGTGGCATGTGCCCTGGTTTTCAGATTATTGCTGCAGCCTGCATGTGCACACCCTTGTGCTTATAATCAATGATGCGTCAATGGTTTGTGACGTGTAACCTATTCTCCTTTTACAGAGATCTAGACTTGACAGAGAAGCTAGGTTACTCATCTGCCGTGGCATTGCTTGGCTTTGGTCTTATCGTGGCTATCTTTAGAGTGTTTGAGATTAAGCAAGAAGCCTCCAGAGTTATGGTTTCTGCACCGCTGATTGCATTTGTGACGACACACATCTTGTTTCTAAACTTCTATGCTCTTGACTACGGTAAGTCTCTCTTCCATATGTTGATCTATCTATACATAGTTGATTAATAAGGAAGTATGATAATTCACATAACCAATAGCCATGGTCTATAAGATTTTTCCTCCGTAATATTAAAGTTCCCAtagttcatttgttcttttggctgtgggatgtaatagactaaatcaaaatggctcttaatacctcttcgcttcttttccatgaagtagaagatggtcgtcccgttgtcgttccgttatcgcttttggatcaattgaaaacaacctctctgtaattgcaggggtaaggttgcgtacgtccgaccccccttTACCCCGCTTcgtgcgggagcctctttgaggcaatggggtaatgataatgatgaataTTAAAGTTCCCATGTTCTTGAATTTGGCAAATGGTGGTTTGCAGATCTCTTTTTTGAATTACCTGCATGGATGCCTTCTGAAATTTCTATTGCTACCTTTTCTCATACATGCATGATTAGTTCCTTTTCACACATGTTTCTGTGTTGTTTTTTCAGTTGTAGACATGATATAGAGTATATGGAAATACTCGTAGCTAAATCCATATTTGCTAATATTGCTATTCTTCATGATTATGTTCTATCTAGCTCTGTAGTTATGATGATTTTATGTTTTACATCAGCAGCTGTTTTCTAGTTGAATTATCTCCTCTACTTGTATTCTATCTTAACTTTATTATAGGCCCCTAATTAACGATTAAGGAAGAGGGCAGGGAGGGAATAGTAGTACCAGTCTTTTTGCCCTACCGTACTACTGCTTTACACATACAATTACAAAGAAGCTCTTTGTCCCCCCCAAGAGGTGCTAATTGTTGTCATTGTAACTCCGATAGTCTGATATGAAATATTGACTACTACTTCACAGAAAAATATTAAGTCAAGTGTAGGTTAATTGACAGTTAATATTTTGACTGTTAGAATTTGATAGTTACTTTTACTACTCCACCTACAAATCTACAATATAACCAATACCAAATTTGTGAAATGCTCCAAGTATGTTCACTTTCCAAGTTTCCATGATTGACCTCTCAAGGTATTTGAGCATGGTCCACATTTCTTTAATAGAGCTAAATACGTCATCGTCATAGGCTCCAGTTTCATTGTATGTTTATCTCAGATCACAACTTTTCTCAAATATCCTCAGTAATGTCTTCTAGGAAACTAATAGTACTAGTTTGCAACTAGCTGCAGCTTCATTTCTATCCGTTCCTCTACACATTTTTTCCTTCCCACTACCCATGTAGCTAACATCTTGACTTCTTAAAACACGAGATGGGTGGCTTTAGTAGGAAAAAGATAAATCTTAGCTGCTTCAAGGCTTTGTCATCGTTCGAAAGtttcaaacttttatataaggcggtcttacacaattAGTTTCatatagttaagcaatgaaattcattagttaagcaatcaaagcAGTCAtttcggtaaggcggtcttacacaaaagttgcgtTCCCAATTTGCCCGTAAATAACCAATATAGTCTATTTTTCATGACCACTTATCTGAACTTTATTTCTTCTATCCATTCAGGTCTAAACATGAAAGTTTGCTTAACCATGGGTTTGGCTCAATTTCTACTGTGGGCTATATGGGGTCGTGTGAGTCAGCATCCTTCGCGTTGGAAGTTATGGGTAGTGGTTATTGGCGGAGCTCTTTCTACCCTCTTGGTGATTTATGATTTCCCACCTTATTGGGAACTTGTAGATGCCCTTGCTGTTTGGCATGCCATTACCATTCCTCTTTCCTACCTTTGGTGGAGCTTCATTAAGGATGATGCAGAGTTCCGAACATTGACTCTATTGAAGAAGGCCAAGTAGATAAGTTGAtggggaactcaccttgtgaccTGGAGGTCACAACGTCGAGCCCCATCAGCTGCGAAATgcttgggagtggctcaagcgTAGCTGGGCTGGTTAATCAGTGCTAGGTGTTGGTTCAGTAGGGATAGAAAATTTCTACTCCCACCTCTGTATACTGATTACTGAGTAGATTTGTGTTGTTATCTTTGCCACGTCTTTCATCCGTTTTTTCTCTCGCCAATTGTGCATCTCTATGGGACGCTTGCATTGGTGGGTGGTTTCTGCTTTGACACACCGAAGAACGGAGTTTGTTTCCACATTATTGTGTTGATCTAGGATTTTTGCTGAAGATGTATAGTGTAAACATTTGTTTGGTCTTCACTCTTCCTTTAGTTCTTTATGTACTGTTAAGTTTTTTCAGATTAGTCATGATTGACTAATCTGTGCACTCTGTTCAGGATTCCATTTCTTTATTTGGCAATTTGGGggttgttaatttgttatttatGTAACATAAAGATTCAGTTAATTCAGCATCTCAATTTCAGTTTTATATTCTGTTCtttgttacatttttttttacctttttttatagaaaataaTCCCTCTGTTCATATTTCAAGTCATAGTTTTCGCCTTTTCGGGTTAGATTGAGTCTGTTTGATTTTTACTTTGGTTTATCGAGCCATCTAGTTTCGGGTATAGTTCAGATCTGAATCGGATAACTTACGTTGTACGGAGTATCGGTTTTTTCAGATTTACCTATGAGATACCAGCATCACCAGGCCTGTTTTTACTATCAGTACAACTAACTAAAACCTCTTTTACCACTCAAACTACCATTGATCTGTGTTTTCCCTCTTTCTGACACACATGAACCCAAACAACTTTTACCAGCTAATAAATTTTGATACAAAAGAGACCTATGTTGCCAAGACACTTATTTGGGTGTCAATGTGTCATGTCTAACAAGGGGTCGGAGGATATGACACTCTGGATGTAAGGCTGGCAATCcctaacccgacccgatatgaagtTACCGAGAGAAATCCGAACCTGAACCGAACCCGAATGACCGAAAATCGATCCGATTTGACCAATTTATCATATTTTGCAATAATATTAAGTTTTACAATATTTCTGATATTTTTTTTGACACAACCCAAAACCAAACCCGAACCTAATCCATTGACCCGAATTGCCACCACTGTCTGTATGTAGTAAATTTCATAAAATGCCGCAATATATTTAGATATTATATCGTGTCGAAGGATCTGAGGATCCGACACCCCCACACCCTTCGTCAACCAGAGTGTCGAAGTAACATAGAAAGAGACGTATTTCAGCCACATTAATTGTCTCCCCCTATCTggatctttctctctcctactacAAACACGAGATCTCTTCCTGGACCATATGCACTCGTATATGCTTCCcttttccatttccatttccatttctgTTGGGTCACAAGATGTTTCCTTTTCACTAATTTCCTCATCAATTCAATCTATCTACTTGGCAACTAGAAACATAATTTCCCCAACTTATATAACCTTCCACCCAAACATAGCCTTACAATTAAGCCTgcaaaatcgaaaaaaaaaataaggtcTGAAATCTTCTTCAAGCATGTGGTTTTCCTGCATAAAAACGTTTTTCAGACGTTTTTATACAGATGAGCTGAGGATTGATCATGGTAGCAGCTATGACAGCCTTTTCTCTGATGGTATTATACCGTCTCTTGGTGCTCGAATTAACCAAGCTATCAAGCTCAAGAAATATGTCATCTCACCTTTCAATCCTCGTTACAGGTGAATTACTGTCACATTTCGCATTTACCATTGTTATTTCTCCGTATGATATTATCTTTCTTCAGAATTCTTATAAGGGTGTCGTGTAGACTTGTCAAAAATtggcccgacccgaaaatattgggtcttcgtaacccgattttatccgagtAATCGAAAAGTAGTGGGTCAAAATCTGACCGAATCCCTTTTTGATCAGACCGATTAAAAaccattactccctccgtcccggaatacttgacctgttttccttatcgggccgtcccttaatacctgacttgtttctaaaaatggaaatattctaacaatattatataatttctcactccacccctattaacccacctaccccctaatccatacaaaaaataattaaaaattcaacccctactctcccccaaccccacctcttaacccacctcccactaactacattaaaataataccccaccatcaactactacctattaaattaaataagtcaattcaagtcccttaaactctgtgccggtcaaaccgggtcgagtattccgggacggagggagtatattgatAGTAATAAAATGAGATTATAATCAATTTTAAGCATAATATCGACGTTGTttgttaatattgttggatgtaatatgattttgatttgaattatacacccctttatggttgaatttgactaaatataaacttgtgtataaaattCTGTTAATTTGTGCGCATGTTTTTATTACAAACTTTTACACAAGTCggttttacacaaaagaccatcttggtgtcatataagttaagtaatgaaactaattagttaggtaatgaaaccaattagttaagcagtgaaaccaattagttaaataatggaactaattagtttagCAATGTCACCAGTTAGTTAAACagtaaaatcaattagttaagcaatcagagtggtcttttcggtaagacggtcttacacaaaagttgtcgtatttttatttattacacaaattaattaattaaaatataatacggagtacgtatttttaaaatctctcaactcgTTGGGTCGATTCCAACCCGAAGGTTCTGGGACTTGAACaaacatttgtaaacccgaactcGAAAGTGACCGTTTCGAATCAGCCTGAGCCCGAAAGTAATtctttacaacccgacccgatcgatccgtttgacaggtctaaatTGGGtgcagttttctcatttttttttactatctaAATGTTTCAGGGCATGGGAGATGTTGCTAGTTATCCTGGTGGTGTACTCAGCATGGATCTGTCCATTTGAGTTTGTGTTCCTCGTTTACAAACAGGATGCACTCTTCATCATTGATCATATCGTTAATGGGTTTTTTGCAGTTGATATAGTACTCACCTTCTTCGTTGCATTCATTGATAGTAAAACTTACCTACTAATCGATGATCATAAAAAAATTGCAATCAGGTTAGTAACTAAAGCAGCAATTCCCATCATTTTCATCAGTTTTTTCAATGCTGAAATTTGGAGAAATTCCTAAATTATCTTCAAGATTAACGAAATATGCATATTGGgtggcattttcgtaaatatGTTGAAAATAATATAAGAGCATTTTCAATGGTAAGCTAATTGTTAAATTAGCTTGTCATGTCAACTAAGATTTAAAGCtaatttattttctagctaGTTTATGTATCAATGGCAAGCTAATTTACCAAACTAGTTTGGTTAACCATTTAAtttaaactttattttaattaaaacttgCATTCCAATTGGGCAGATTTTTCTCCAAGCTAATTTATTAAAATCATTACAGGTGAGACTTTTGTAAACTGCAAGCAAGTCTCTAGCTTTAACCATTGAGGATGCTCTAAGATATATAACtgctattttaaaataaataaaagtaaaagaaaataattttattataaaagAGATTGtatatttttggtgttagcacccggttcagaTCGAACACGgagtcctccctaccaagttcaaccccaatcaccactgaaccaacggACAATTGGTAAAGAGACTGTatattttgacaattttatttacaaaaatatCACCAGACATACTTCGTTCATTAATCTTAAAGATTAACTGCGCAACCCTCTGGACTTGaacttctttgatttttttatcgGCTGAcaattttatttacaaaaatgcCACCCGACATACTTCGTTGATTAATCTTGAAGAATTAACTGTTCTTTGATTTCTTTATTAGGTACCTGTCAACCTGGTTTATTTTCGATGTTTGTTCAACAGCACCACTTCAGACAATTAGCCTCCTCTTTACAAACAACAATGGTGGACTTGGTTTTAAAGCACTTAACATGCTCAGACTATGGAGACTTCGAAGGGTCAGCACCCTCTTTGCAAGGTCCATAACCAAACTCAAATGAAGCAAAAATCTTGACTGATTTTATTTCTATAAGATAAAAATTTAGAGGTGACTTGTTACTTTTTTAGTAGGATAAAACTCTTTTTTACTGTCTCacaatcaatatatatatatgactGTGAAACGATTTCACCTAAGACTTGCTCGGGTTTTTGCTTGTATATCGTTTTTTTTCTCATCAGGCTCGAGAAAGATATCCACTTCAACTACTTTTGGACCCGATGCACCAAACTTGTCTCGGTAAGCCGTTGTGATATTCAATTCACTTATGAGCAAGATTAGCGGTAATTTGAGCTAAGACTTCCACGTCagctttttattaatttttaatttctcaTATTCTTGTCAAGACCCTTTCAAACTTACCCAATCTTTCAACTTCATCCCCCATACTCATTCAACACttgtgaaaataataaatagaaaaagaatTAGTTCAGTTAATTAGAATTTACTGCTTAATCGTCTGAGATATAGTCTTTTAATAGTTAATATTCCAAGACTTTTGTTCAGACTTTTGTCATACTCACCCAATGGGAGGTGTTATCTTACTCCGTAATACTCGGTGAGACTTTTGGCCAGATTTTGCTCAGACTAGCGCTAATCTTGCTCTTACTGGTTTATTTAACAGGGTCAAACTTTAATAATTGTACTTTAATCACTGAATTAAAACATACTTTTGGATTGTGTTGAATTCTATAGGTTACTCTTTTTGCTGTTCATTATGCTGGATGCTTCTATTACCTAATAGCAGACCGTTACCCTGATCCAACAAAAACTTGGATTGGTGCAGTAAACCCAAACTTCAAATCCCAGAGTGTATGGAAGCGTTACATTGCCTCTCTTTACTGGTCTATAGTGACACTAACAACCACCGGCTACGGCGACCTACACGCTGAAAACACGATCGAGATGTTGTTCGACATCTTCTACATGTTGTTCAACTTAGGGCTCACGTCGTATATCATCGGAAATATGACGAACCTTGTTGTTCACTGGACTAGTCGCACCAGAAATTTTGTAAGTAACGCTTCAGTTAGTATGTTTTCTACTAGCTCAAAATTGCAGATAAGTTGTTGATTAGGAGTTTAGGACTAGGCATGTGCAATGGGGCGGGGGCCCATTAAGGGCCTTGAACCGACCCTGGAATTACAAGGTCAAATACGACCCAAATTTTAAAGATAAAAAGTATACCTGATTAAAAGGTGGGCCGGGTTCGGGCCGTGCCGAAGTGAAAAACCGGCCTGTATGTCAGGCTGGGCCAGGTCGGGTCGGTTTCTTTGTGCCCAAACCCGTTATTTCTATGCCTAAAATGTCGGGCTTTCGTGTCGTTTCGGGTCgcgccaaatttataactaaaaatgtAGTTTTTATGTTGTCCAAACCCGTTAAGATTTTTATATTTTCGGGCCGTTCCCCGGGCTTAGAAATTCTGCCCAAACCCACCAAATTCCGGGTCGGGCTCATGTTGATCAGGTCTAATAAAAGGGTTGGGGTGGGGTGGGCCTTAATGGGCCTTTGAAGGGTCAACAACATTGCATGATTTTTTTTCCTACTCAAGTTCAAAACTCGCAATGAATTTGGTTTTCCTCAATGGATTTGATTTTCCCAACAACGAGATTAAACCCTTTTGATATGATTTTATTCTGAAGAACAATTTTAAAGATTGGGTTTTCTAGCGTTCTTGTACTTTCAATATCATTTTAAAGATAGAATCAATAAATGGGCCTTGTCGGGCGAGTCATAATTAATGGAACTAACCCGGTCCAGCCCGACCCGACCCATTGCAGATGCCTAATTAGGACTAGAGAATATGAACAAGAGCTCATGTAGTAGTACTTGATGGTACTTTCAATATCACTTTCTGGCGTTCTAATACTTTCAttatcattttaatttttaaagatAGAATCAATAAATGCGCTGGGGTGGGTCGGGTCATGATAAATGGGGCTGACCCTGTCCAGCCCATTTAAGAATTCTTTTGACCCGactcaacccgacccgacctaTTGCACATGCCTAATTACTAATTAggactagacctggttattggacagggtagtccaatggatatagggttagggtcaagttaatagggcttttattgggcagggctcttattggacagggcctttattggacatggtcattatagggtcaaacttatactacaattattttgaaaattaaaatagcaatgatacaaaaaattagtgTATAGATTCGTATTTagttgtacttgcacatggctcttttatttttcattttttattgctcgtttattgacccgccccctaatgacccgcgacccgcttttgacccgcccattatcgacccgctaaaaatgaccctttcaatacccgactctcttttgacccgcaccgaccctgacccgccccggccgataaccaggtctaattAGGACTAGAGATATATGAACAAAGTGCTCAttttttcatgtttgatggtttgcaACAGAGGGATACAGTCAGAGCTTGTACAGAATTTGCAGCACGCAATCAGCTTCCTCCAAGAATACAGGACCAAATGCTGTCACATGTATGTCTCAAGTTCAAAACAGAAGGGTTAAAACAACAACAGACACTAAACGATCTTCCAAAAGCTCTTCGTTCCAACATTGCACAATATCTCTTCCTTCCTTTTGTTCAGAAAGTCCAGCTTTTCTATGGTGTTTCTCAAAATTTCCTTTTACAACTGGTAAGATATCTTTAAAACTCTTAAACTGCCAAAGTTAACTTCTGTTGTACTTTTAGGCAAATGATGATATACTATGTTGTACTATagtatgttatatacttgtataTATGCTTCATCCGTTCTTATTTAGTTGACACAGTTTGACTTTAGCACTTTTCACACGTCATTTTTTGACCTGATTTTGTTACTTATGCTTAAGGTAAAATTTATTCGTGTGAGTGTGTGAGTTCTAGTTAAATTCGTCTTGATTCTACTCTGTTGTACTATAGTATGCTATATACTTAATCCGTTTTTATTTAGTTGACAAGTTTGACTTTAACATAGTCCGCACATCCTACTTTGACCTGATTTTGTATCTAATTATACTTAATTTAAAATATAGTCACGTTAAATTCGTCTTgataaatattttcaaaataccaagttttcataattttttcttttacataataataaaaatatgaatgataaaaaaaaaaagtgtattaGCAAATGTGACTAAAGAATTGTGTCTGCTAAATAAGAACGGAGTAAGTAGTGTGTACCGTTTCTCGTAATACTTACACCGAGTTTCCTTGTATACAGGTTTCTGAAATGGAGGCAGAATATTTTCCACCCAGAGAAGATGTTATTTTACAAAATGAAGTGCCAACGGATATCTATATCCTGGTATCCGGCGCAGTGGTAAGCCCTAATTGTCTTTGAGTACTTTGATGTTAAAGAACTAACTGTTAGCTACCTAACACTCAGACCTTGTTCTCTTTACCTGATCCAGTCTCATTTTTCTAGTTTCTGATCTAGTCTGTTTTCTGTTAGTTCTTTTTACTTTTCCAGTGCATAGGTAACTAACACTCTAACAGAGTTTTTCATCCCTAACAGACCTATTTAACTTACTGAAGTGTTTTTCTTAATTGTAGGACATGGTGTCACACATTAATGGGCGTGATCAGGTAATTTTTCTATCAATTTAACAGCGTCATCCTATAAGGAAAACCTAGACCTGATCATCTTGAGACCGTCCAGCTGGCCCGGCCTGGCCCGACCCAAACTGAAAATAGAGAGCTTTAGGCAAGAATTTCAGGCCCGTTTTCCGGCCCGGGCTGATTTCTGAAGTGGGCTTTTTTTCAACTTGAAACTGAAATTATAGTTATAAAATTCCTGATTTTTTGGCCTGAACTAAGGTTTTCGGGTAGAAAATTTTGACccgaagtttggcctgacccgtTATATTTTCTGTGGCCCGGCCCGAACCCCAGCCTGGTCTAGGAAAACCAATGTTTCACAATGTCTTACACAGCAAAATATGTATGCAGGTTGTTCAAAGGCTACTGGAAGGGGACATATTTGGAGACATAGGTGTTCTTTGTAACAGGCCACAGCCATTTACAGTTCGGACTACAGAACTGTCTCAGATATTAAGGTTGAATAAAACTTCACTTACAGATATTATTCAAGCAAATAAGGCAGACGGTGACATCATCATGAGCCATCTATTTCTGGTAATGTTTCCATTTATAGACCTCTCAAACGGGTCGGGCGGGTCGGGTTATAATAAATTACTTTGGGGTTCGGTTAATTCGGGTCTGTTATTTTCGGGTttggtttacaaatgcttgttaaTGACCCAGAACCTTCGGGTTTGAGTCGgaccaacgggttgagagatatTAAATCGCGTATTATATGCATTAATTAGTGTAATTAATGCAACCGTATGACTGTATCTCAATAAAAATATACGAATTAGAAAATATGTGCACAAATTAAGAAATTATCATACACAAGTTTATACTTATGTGTAGTCAAAATCAACCATAAAGTGACGcataattcaaatcaaaataatatTACATCCAATAATAGTAACAAAAACGTGTTTCTTATTGTGCTTAAAGttcctcataatctcatttattactacaAATATAACGATTTTCAATCAAACGGGTCAAGATCGGGTGCAGTCGGGCTTTGACCCGTTACTCTTCCTAttgttcgggttcggataaaattgAAACTCTGTTCAAGGACCCAGTATTTTGGGGTCGCATCGATTTCTGACAGGTCTACTTATAAGATACTATAAATAAGAGTTGGTTAATATAAAATGAAAAGTTTGAGTACCTGAATTTGATGACAGTGGAATTGAATTCGACTGTTTTAATCTGTTTTGCAGAAACTTAAAGCTCTAGAAACCCAAGGTTTGTTGTTGGACCAGAAAAACCCAGAGGATTATCTTTACAGCGAATGGTGTAATTACTGTAATACCCAACAAAAAGGCAGGATCTGCTTAAAAGATGGATGTAAAAACCAATGTCCTGATAAACCCTTGATCGAAGCTGTATCTGAGAAGTCGAGATTAAGCGATGATCTTAGAGTTGTGATTCATATGCAGAAGCAAAATGATCAAATGGAGGAGAAGCAGTTTGGTAAGCTGATTGTCTTGCCAGATAGCATTGAAAAGCTTCTCAGTATTGCAGGTAATAAGCTCGATCTTTATCATGTGTCATGTGTGCTGCTTAGAGCTGAGATGGCTAGTGGGTCGGGTCAGCGGGTCTGACCCGGCTCATCTTGACACATCACGTATTGGGTCACGTGGTTGGACCCAGTTATGACCCGTGACACAACCCGTAGTGGGTCATATCGGTCGGACCCACTTATGACCCAGGACACAACCCGTAGTGGGTCGGACCACTTATGGGTCATGACACAACCAGGATATTTTTTTGTGTGATGGGTCGATTTTTTCCAACATAGCCTCTTTCGACCTACACTATAGGACCTGATACAACCCACTACAGCACACCCGACCCACCCAACACACGAATCCAACCCACCTAACCCTGTGACCCACCTGACCAGCCATCCTGATTTAAACTGTTTTGTATGTTTAAAATGCTaagaaatttaattttgttgtttAAATACACGTTAACTTTATTTGAGTAGGTtaataacataaaaattaattaatttaagttcatACTATAAAATTTGTAACTTTTTAACGTTTAAATAATCGTCCAAACCCGTCTGACGCACATCAACTCCTTAAAATTGTCTAAACCCACCAAACGCATCAGAGTCCTATCAAGCCCCAAAACTATCGTAACCTACCAAACTCATCTCACCCACTCAACCCGCACAACGCACCACGACCCACGTAACCCACAACCTATCACGTATTGTGTCCATTTGTTCTTACACAACCCATGATGGCACGACCCAACCCACCCTGACTTTTACTGAGGCGAGTCATGTGTCAACTATCCTCGACCCGCGACCCACCAAACCCACGCATAACCCACCCAACCCGCCTCTTTGACCATCTCTACTGCTTATGCCTCCTTAATTAGTTAATTGTTACTCCATATCTAGATGATGACAACCTTGGCCCCCTGTGATCACTGCAGGCCAAAAGTTCGGACATTGCTTCACAAGAATCATCAATACAGAAAATGCAGAAGTTGAAGAAATTGATGTTATCAGAGATGGAGACCATCTATTTTTCCTCCAATAACAAGTGAGGGTCTACAATTAAAGTTGAATGTAAAATACAGTTCTTGTACAGTTAGAGTGCACATTCACAAATCAATACACACAACTCTTGAAATCTTCTATGTAATCTTGAGAAGAGGAGGCTAGCACCTTATACGGAAGATCTTCATCTTACA
This genomic stretch from Spinacia oleracea cultivar Varoflay chromosome 3, BTI_SOV_V1, whole genome shotgun sequence harbors:
- the LOC110782461 gene encoding potassium channel KAT3-like isoform X1, which encodes MWFSCIKTFFRRFYTDELRIDHGSSYDSLFSDGIIPSLGARINQAIKLKKYVISPFNPRYRAWEMLLVILVVYSAWICPFEFVFLVYKQDALFIIDHIVNGFFAVDIVLTFFVAFIDSKTYLLIDDHKKIAIRYLSTWFIFDVCSTAPLQTISLLFTNNNGGLGFKALNMLRLWRLRRVSTLFARLEKDIHFNYFWTRCTKLVSVTLFAVHYAGCFYYLIADRYPDPTKTWIGAVNPNFKSQSVWKRYIASLYWSIVTLTTTGYGDLHAENTIEMLFDIFYMLFNLGLTSYIIGNMTNLVVHWTSRTRNFRDTVRACTEFAARNQLPPRIQDQMLSHVCLKFKTEGLKQQQTLNDLPKALRSNIAQYLFLPFVQKVQLFYGVSQNFLLQLVSEMEAEYFPPREDVILQNEVPTDIYILVSGAVDMVSHINGRDQVVQRLLEGDIFGDIGVLCNRPQPFTVRTTELSQILRLNKTSLTDIIQANKADGDIIMSHLFLKLKALETQGLLLDQKNPEDYLYSEWCNYCNTQQKGRICLKDGCKNQCPDKPLIEAVSEKSRLSDDLRVVIHMQKQNDQMEEKQFGKLIVLPDSIEKLLSIAGQKFGHCFTRIINTENAEVEEIDVIRDGDHLFFLQ
- the LOC110782461 gene encoding potassium channel KAT2-like isoform X2 — its product is MWFSCIKTFFRRFYTDELRIDHGSSYDSLFSDGIIPSLGARINQAIKLKKYVISPFNPRYRAWEMLLVILVVYSAWICPFEFVFLVYKQDALFIIDHIVNGFFAVDIVLTFFVAFIDSKTYLLIDDHKKIAIRYLSTWFIFDVCSTAPLQTISLLFTNNNGGLGFKALNMLRLWRLRRVSTLFARLEKDIHFNYFWTRCTKLVSRDTVRACTEFAARNQLPPRIQDQMLSHVCLKFKTEGLKQQQTLNDLPKALRSNIAQYLFLPFVQKVQLFYGVSQNFLLQLVSEMEAEYFPPREDVILQNEVPTDIYILVSGAVDMVSHINGRDQVVQRLLEGDIFGDIGVLCNRPQPFTVRTTELSQILRLNKTSLTDIIQANKADGDIIMSHLFLKLKALETQGLLLDQKNPEDYLYSEWCNYCNTQQKGRICLKDGCKNQCPDKPLIEAVSEKSRLSDDLRVVIHMQKQNDQMEEKQFGKLIVLPDSIEKLLSIAGQKFGHCFTRIINTENAEVEEIDVIRDGDHLFFLQ